The Coffea arabica cultivar ET-39 chromosome 4e, Coffea Arabica ET-39 HiFi, whole genome shotgun sequence genome includes a window with the following:
- the LOC113742912 gene encoding uncharacterized protein: MSAIVCGKRSFFDDLQSPSPTASSPPAAKKHRCISSASPVRFLHSPPQQPPLIDRLMAAFPDMEKELLEKALEEFGHDLDSAIKSLNKLRLGYVEGELHSVVEAHARGKNGISSSDEGVSVAPEDASTQSNIPVDGAEWVELFVREMMSATSMDDARSRASRVLESLERSISARVGAEAAESFTKENTMLKEQIEVFLRENSILKRAVAIQHERQKEYDDRNQEVQQLKQLVAQYQQQLRTLEVNNYALTMHLRQAQQGNSIPGRFHPDVF, encoded by the exons ATGTCTGCAATAGTTTGTGGAAAGAGATCGTTTTTTGACGACTTGCAATCGCCGTCGCCGACCGCTTCCTCACCGCCGGCAGCCAAGAAGCATCGGTGCATCTCCTCTGCCTCCCCTGTTCGTTTTTTGCACTCACCGCCACAGCAGCCGCCGCTTATTGATCGCCTCATGGCTGCCTTTCCTGATATGGAAAAGGAG CTTCTTGAGAAAGCATTGGAAGAATTTGGTCATGACTTGGATTCTGCTATTAAAAGCTTGAATAAGCTTCGTCTTGGATATGTGGAGGGAGAGCTGCATTCTGTGGTGGAAGCACATGCACGTGGGAAGAATG GTATTAGCTCCTCTGATGAAGGGGTGTCTGTGGCTCCAGAAGATGCTTCTACCCAAAGCAACATTCCAGTTGATGGAGCAGAATGGGTGGAATTGTTTGTTAGGGAAATGATGAGTGCTACAAGCATGGATGATGCTAGATCTCGTGCCTCAAGAGTCTTGGAGAGTTTAGAGAGATCAATTAGTGCACGTGTTGGTGCTGAAGCAGCTGAAAGTTTTACCAAG GAGAACACGATGCTGAAGGAGCAAATTGAGGTGTTTCTTAGAGAAAATTCCATACTCAAGCGAGCTGTTGCTATCCAGCATGAGCGTCAGAAGGAGTATGATGATAGGAACCAAGAAGTGCAGCAGTTGAAGCAGTTGGTGGCTCAGTATCAACAGCAGTTGAGAACTCTTGAG GTGAATAATTATGCCTTGACAATGCATCTGCGGCAGGCTCAGCAAGGCAACTCCATCCCTGGACGTTTCCATCCAGATGTCTTTTAA